One segment of Rosa chinensis cultivar Old Blush chromosome 6, RchiOBHm-V2, whole genome shotgun sequence DNA contains the following:
- the LOC112170485 gene encoding sodium/proton antiporter 1 isoform X6 — MAISHSWVAANQDVAMALLFGIGYAGIIFEESLAFNKSGVGLIMAVCLWTVRSIGAPSTDIAVAELQHASAEVSEIVFFLLGGMTIVEIVDSHQGFKLVTDNITTRKPRTLLWVVGFVTFFLSSILDNLTCTIVMVSLLRKLVPPSDFRKLLGGVVVIAANAGGTWTPIGDVTTTMLWIHGQISTVETMKGLFIPAVVSLAVPLALLSLTSEASGDGPDTSNVMASEQMAPRGQLVFFVGFGALIFVPVFKSLTGLPPYMGMLLGLGVLWILTDAIHHGESERQRLKVPQALSRIDTQGAVFFLGILLSVSSLEAAGILRELANYLDTHIPNIELIACSIGIVSAIIDNVPLVAAAMGMYDVTSFPQDSEFWQLVAYCAGTGGSMLVIGSSAGVAFMGMEKVDFFWYFRKVSGYAFAGYAAGIAAYLAAQNLHSSGSFSFWILNYDIKKPTWIP; from the exons ATGGCAATTAGCCACTCATGGGTTGCTGCTAATCAG GATGTTGCCATGGCACTGCTATTTGGAATAGGATATGCAGGCATTATTTTTGAAGAATCTCTGGCCTTCAACAAGAGTGGAGTAGGTTTGATAATGGCTGTATGCTTGTGGACAGTGAGAAGTATTGGT GCTCCTTCAACTGATATAGCTGTTGCAGAGTTACAACATGCATCTGCTGAAGTCAGTGAAATAGTATTTTTCTTGCTTGGTGGAATGACAATTGTAGAGATAGTTGATTCTCACCAAGGATTTAAGCTGGTCACTGACAATATAACTACTCGAAAGCCGAGAACACTCCTCTGGGTG GTAGGTTTTGTGACTTTCTTCCTTAGTTCAATTCTTGACAACCTGACGTGTACCATTGTCATGGTCTCTTTATTGCGAAAACTAGTGCCTCCCTCAGACTTCCGCAA GCTTTTAGGAGGAGTTGTTGTCATAGCTGCAAATGCTGGTGGTACGTGGACTCCTATTGGTGATGTTACCACCACTATGTTATGGATACATGGTCAGATATCAACAGTGGAGACAATGAAG GGATTATTTATACCAGCAGTCGTTTCTCTTGCTGTTCCGCTGGCACTTTTGTCCCTTACAAG TGAAGCAAGTGGTGATGGACCAGACACATCCAATGTTATGGCATCCGAACAGATGGCTCCCCGGGGACAGCTTGTTTTCTTTGTAGGCTTCGGAGCTTTGATTTTTGTTCCAGTTTTCAAGTCCCTAACTGGTTTGCCTCCTTACATGGGTATGCTGCTGGGACTTGGAGTCCTTTGGATTCTGACTGATGCAATCCACCATGGTGAATCAGAAAGACAAAGGTTGAAAGTACCTCAGGCTTTGTCACGGATTGATACTCAAGGAGCAGTTTTCTTCCTTGGAATTCTTTTATCTGTTAGCAG CCTGGAGGCAGCAGGAATTCTTCGGGAATTAGCAAACTACCTGGACACTCATATTCCCAATATTGAactgattgcatgttcaataggaattGTCTCAGCAATTATAGACAATGTTCCACTGGTTGCTGCAGCTATGGGGATGTACGATGTCACCTCTTTTCCACAGGACTCTGAGTTTTGGCAGCTGGTTGCATATTGTGCTGGTACTGGTGGATCCATGCTAGTTATTGGTTCTTCAGCCGGAGTTGCTTTTATGGGGATGGAAAAGGTGGACTTCTTCTGGTACTTTCGCAAG GTAAGTGGGTATGCTTTTGCCGGTTATGCTGCTGGTATTGCAGCCTATTTAGCAGCTCAAAACCTCCACAGCtcaggttccttttctttctgGATCCTGAATTATGACATAAAGAAGCCAACTTGGATCCCGTAG
- the LOC112170484 gene encoding D-3-phosphoglycerate dehydrogenase 1, chloroplastic, translated as MATSASQTLRTPFLRNPTSSLSLSSKTPLPFALSLPSSRRLASPRLVVVLSAARLDAKPTVLVAEKLGDAGLDLLKEFANVDCSYNLSPEELCTKISLCDALIVRSGTKVSREVFESSGGRLKVVGRAGVGIDNVDLGAATEFGCLVVNAPTANTVAAAEHGIALLTAMARNVAQADASVKAGKWQRNKYVGVSLVGKTLAVMGFGKVGSEVARRAKGLGMHVIAHDPYAPADRARAIGVELVSFDEALATADFISLHMPLTAATNKVLNDETFAKMKKGVRIVNVARGGVIDEDALVKALDSGIVAQAALDVFTVEPPPQGNKLVLHERVTATPHLGASTMEAQEGVAIEIAEAVVGALKGELAATAVNAPMVPAEVLAELKPYVELAEKLGRLAVQLVAGGSGVKNVKVSYASARAPDDLDTRLLRAMITKGLIEPISSVFVNLVNADFTAKQRGLRITEERTILDGSPESPLDSIQVQIANVESKFASAISDSGEIKVEGRVKDGVPHLTRVGSFEVDVSLEGSIILCRQVDQPGMIGLVGSILGEENVNVSFMSVGRIAPRKQAVMAIGVDDQPSKQSLKRIGDVPAIEEFVFLKL; from the exons ATGGCCACGTCAGCATCCCAAACCCTCCGCACCCCATTTCTCCGCAACCCTACttcctcgctctctctctcctccaagaCCCCCCTCCCCTTCGCCCTCTCCCTCCCCTCCAGCCGCCGCCTCGCCTCGCCGAGACTCGTCGTGGTTCTCTCCGCGGCCAGGCTCGACGCCAAGCCGACGGTTTTGGTCGCCGAGAAGCTCGGCGACGCCGGGCTGGACCTGTTGAAGGAGTTCGCGAATGTGGACTGCTCGTATAATCTGAGCCCCGAGGAGCTCTGCACGAAGATCTCGCTCTGCGACGCGTTGATTGTCCGGAGCGGGACGAAGGTCAGCCGCGAGGTGTTTGAGTCCTCCGGCGGGAGGTTGAAGGTGGTCGGCAGAGCCGGCGTGGGGATTGATAATGTGGATCTGGGCGCCGCGACTGAGTTTGGTTGTTTGGTGGTTAATGCTCCGACGGCCAACACCGTCGCCGCGGCAGAGCATGGTATTGCTCTCCTCACCGCCATGGCTCGCAACGTGGCTCAGGCTGATGCTTCTGTTAAAGCTG GTAAATGGCAGCGAAACAAGTATGTGGGAGTTTCGCTTGTTGGGAAGACCCTGGCTGTGATGGGATTTGGAAAGGTTGGATCTGAAGTGGCTCGTCGTGCTAAGGGGCTTGGTATGCATGTGATTGCACACGATCCTTATGCCCCGGCAGATCGTGCTCGTGCCATAGGTGTAGAGCTTGTGAGCTTCGATGAGGCTTTGGCCACTGCGGATTTCATCTCCCTGCATATGCCTCTCACTGCTGCTACAAATAAGGTTCTCAACGACGAGACGTTTGCGAAGATGAAGAAAGGAGTGAGAATTGTGAATGTTGCACGTGGTGGTGTTATCGACGAAGATGCACTGGTCAAGGCACTTGATTCGGGAATTGTTGCTCAG GCTGCTCTTGATGTGTTTACTGTGGAGCCACCGCCACAGGGCAACAAGTTGGTGTTGCATGAGAGAGTTACTGCCACCCCTCATCTTGGTGCTAGTACCATGGAAGCACAG GAAGGAGTGGCCATTGAAATTGCTGAAGCCGTCGTTGGAGCCTTAAAAGGCGAGCTTGCTGCCACCGCAGTCAATGCACCAATGGTTCCCGCTGAG GTTTTGGCGGAACTGAAGCCTTATGTTGAACTTGCTGAGAAACTTGGGAGACTGGCTGTCCAGTTAGTGGCAGGAGGCAGTGGTGTGAAGAATGTAAAGGTTTCATATGCTTCAGCTAGAGCTCCTGATGACCTTGACACTAGACTTCTTCGAGCCATGATTACTAAGGGTCTCATTGAGCCAATATCCAGTGTTTTCGTGAATCTGGTCAATGCTGATTTCACTGCTAAACAGAGAGGACTCAGGATAACAGAAGAGCGGACCATTCTAGATGGTTCACCTGAGAGTCCCTTAGACTCCATCCAAGTTCAGATTGCCAATGTGGAATCCAAATTTGCCAGTGCCATATCAGACAGTGGGGAGATAAAGGTGGAGGGTCGGGTTAAGGATGGGGTTCCCCACTTGACGAGGGTTGGATCTTTTGAAGTTGATGTGAGCTTGGAAGGTAGTATTATACTCTGCAGACAGGTTGATCAGCCGGGTATGATAGGATTGGTTGGAAGCATTTTAGGAGAGGAGAATGTGAACGTTAGTTTCATGAGTGTCGGAAGAATTGCCCCAAGAAAGCAGGCTGTCATGGCAATTGGTGTGGATGACCAACCCAGCAAGCAATCTTTGAAAAGGATTGGGGATGTTCCAGCCATTGAAGAGTTTGTTTTCCTCAAGTTGTAG
- the LOC112170797 gene encoding uncharacterized protein LOC112170797 — MDRQRGHNVRRRRGRIGGRGERTRPLEEIYLSDAESSFDVQPTPPVVEVVDVVGLAKLVKEIKQLGATPFEGGVDHWAADQWLENMMSCFEMVICTETEKWKIAGYLLQGDARIWWAGQRDTVNMATLTWDGFVELFQDMYFPDAVREQIELDFIALEQGTMTVRDYETRFTQLYRFVPQLDAQALAKKFLRGLNDRIREIVYPLRLATKEEIFASAMAHEQATSMRVSE, encoded by the coding sequence ATGGACAGACAGCGAGGCCATAATGTGCGCAGAAGGAGAGGCAGAATTGGTGGTAGGGGGGAAAGGACCCGTCCCTTAGAGGAAATTTATTTGAGTGATGCAGAGTCTTCTTTTGATGTACAGCCTACTCCGCCTGTTGTGGAGGTAGTGGATGTCGTTGGCTTAGCCAAACTGGTTAAGGAGATCAAACAGTTAGGTGCAACCCCATTTGAAGGGGGAGTTGATCATTGGGCTGCTGATCAGTGGCTTGAGAATATGATGAGCTGTTTTGAGATGGTGATTTGCACCGAAACTGAGAAGTGGAAGATTGCTGGTTATCTTCTTCAGGGTGATGCCAGGATATGGTGGGCTGGTCAGCGGGATACTGTGAATATGGCTACTCTGACTTGGGATGGTTTTGTGGAACTATTCCAGGACATGTACTTCCCTGATGCAGTGAGGGAGCAGATCGAGTTAGATTTCATTGCTCTAGAGCAAGGGACTATGACTGTGAGAGATTACGAAACACGGTTCACCCAATTATACAGGTTCGTTCCCCAGTTGGATGCCCAAGCCTTGGCTAAGAAGTTCCTAAGGGGACTAAATGACAGGATTAGGGAGATAGTGTATCCTCTTCGGTTAGCCACCAAGGAAGAGATCTTTGCTAGTGCCATGGCCCATGAACAGGCAACCAGCATGCGTGTAAGTGAATGA
- the LOC112170485 gene encoding sodium/proton antiporter 1 isoform X4, with protein sequence MASLSFAHHQFKKSSRWFLSQNQSLAPFGSSLRGFRGPRLLVRGSGSGQLPIAQSQSEKSCSYEPKTDLLKAMAIFAAVATGTVIMAISHSWVAANQDVAMALLFGIGYAGIIFEESLAFNKSGVGLIMAVCLWTVRSIGAPSTDIAVAELQHASAEVSEIVFFLLGGMTIVEIVDSHQGFKLVTDNITTRKPRTLLWVVGFVTFFLSSILDNLTCTIVMVSLLRKLVPPSDFRKLLGGVVVIAANAGGTWTPIGDVTTTMLWIHGQISTVETMKGLFIPAVVSLAVPLALLSLTSEASGDGPDTSNVMASEQMAPRGQLVFFVGFGALIFVPVFKSLTGLPPYMGMLLGLGVLWILTDAIHHGESERQRLKVPQALSRIDTQGAVFFLGILLSVSSLEAAGILRELANYLDTHIPNIELIACSIGIVSAIIDNVPLVAAAMGMYDVTSFPQDSEFWQLVAYCAGTGGSMLVIGSSAGVAFMGMEKVDFFWYFRKVSGYAFAGYAAGIAAYLAAQNLHSSGSFSFWILNYDIKKPTWIP encoded by the exons ATGGCTTCCCTCTCATTTGCCCACCACCAATTCAAGAAAAGCTCGCGGTGGTTTCTCTCTCAGAACCAAAGCTTAGCTCCTTTCGGTTCGTCTTTGCGTGGATTCAGAGGCCCAAGATTGCTGGTCAGAGGTTCGGGTTCGGGTCAGCTGCCCATAGCTCAGTCCCAGTCTGAGAAGAGTTGCAG TTACGAGCCAAAGACTGATTTACTGAAAGCTATGGCAATATTTGCGGCAGTTGCAACAGGGACTGTGATTATGGCAATTAGCCACTCATGGGTTGCTGCTAATCAG GATGTTGCCATGGCACTGCTATTTGGAATAGGATATGCAGGCATTATTTTTGAAGAATCTCTGGCCTTCAACAAGAGTGGAGTAGGTTTGATAATGGCTGTATGCTTGTGGACAGTGAGAAGTATTGGT GCTCCTTCAACTGATATAGCTGTTGCAGAGTTACAACATGCATCTGCTGAAGTCAGTGAAATAGTATTTTTCTTGCTTGGTGGAATGACAATTGTAGAGATAGTTGATTCTCACCAAGGATTTAAGCTGGTCACTGACAATATAACTACTCGAAAGCCGAGAACACTCCTCTGGGTG GTAGGTTTTGTGACTTTCTTCCTTAGTTCAATTCTTGACAACCTGACGTGTACCATTGTCATGGTCTCTTTATTGCGAAAACTAGTGCCTCCCTCAGACTTCCGCAA GCTTTTAGGAGGAGTTGTTGTCATAGCTGCAAATGCTGGTGGTACGTGGACTCCTATTGGTGATGTTACCACCACTATGTTATGGATACATGGTCAGATATCAACAGTGGAGACAATGAAG GGATTATTTATACCAGCAGTCGTTTCTCTTGCTGTTCCGCTGGCACTTTTGTCCCTTACAAG TGAAGCAAGTGGTGATGGACCAGACACATCCAATGTTATGGCATCCGAACAGATGGCTCCCCGGGGACAGCTTGTTTTCTTTGTAGGCTTCGGAGCTTTGATTTTTGTTCCAGTTTTCAAGTCCCTAACTGGTTTGCCTCCTTACATGGGTATGCTGCTGGGACTTGGAGTCCTTTGGATTCTGACTGATGCAATCCACCATGGTGAATCAGAAAGACAAAGGTTGAAAGTACCTCAGGCTTTGTCACGGATTGATACTCAAGGAGCAGTTTTCTTCCTTGGAATTCTTTTATCTGTTAGCAG CCTGGAGGCAGCAGGAATTCTTCGGGAATTAGCAAACTACCTGGACACTCATATTCCCAATATTGAactgattgcatgttcaataggaattGTCTCAGCAATTATAGACAATGTTCCACTGGTTGCTGCAGCTATGGGGATGTACGATGTCACCTCTTTTCCACAGGACTCTGAGTTTTGGCAGCTGGTTGCATATTGTGCTGGTACTGGTGGATCCATGCTAGTTATTGGTTCTTCAGCCGGAGTTGCTTTTATGGGGATGGAAAAGGTGGACTTCTTCTGGTACTTTCGCAAG GTAAGTGGGTATGCTTTTGCCGGTTATGCTGCTGGTATTGCAGCCTATTTAGCAGCTCAAAACCTCCACAGCtcaggttccttttctttctgGATCCTGAATTATGACATAAAGAAGCCAACTTGGATCCCGTAG
- the LOC112170798 gene encoding uncharacterized protein LOC112170798, translated as MDHGGGSWKRRRTHFYPQAPARITYQHQAPVRAVAAPPIRAAPTAPMRCFNCKELGHPARACTKPKVVGCFRCGQIGHYARDCTRPQGGGQDNQHRLLPPIPASVFAIGQGGTGVEGTLSVYNYLARVLFDTGAFHSFVSSSVVDVLGLISMPLTRSLCVTSPLGVSLELDMFCNDCPIGIGGREFSASLIVIPDHTYDVILGMDWLSPNHALIDCFRMIVSFLIPGQPVFHYRCLRSDITMRTGIFAHIESGSSISEISGIPVVSEYADVFQEIPGLPPKRVMDFSIDVIPGTAPVSKVPY; from the coding sequence ATGGATCATGGAGGTGGGTCGTGGAAGCGACGACGGACTCATTTCTATCCACAGGCTCCAGCTAGGATAACCTATCAGCACCAGGCCCCAGTTAGGGCAGTAGCAGCTCCTCCTATTCGGGCTGCACCTACAGCACCTATGAGATGTTTTAACTGCAAGGAGTTGGGCCATCCTGCCAGGGCGTGCACGAAACCCAAGGTTGTGGGATGCTTCCGATGTGGACAGATTGGACACTATGCCAGGGACTGTACTCGACCACAGGGTGGAGGACAGGATAACCAGCATAGACTCTTACCTCCAATACCAGCTAGCGTCTTCGCCATTGGTCAGGGAGGCACTGGGgtggaaggtaccttatctGTTTATAACTATCTTGCAAGAGTACTGTTTGATACGGGAGCCTTCCATTCCTTTGTATCTAGTTCCGTAGTAGATGTGTTAGGTTTGATTTCCATGCCTCTTACTAGATCATTATGTGTTACCTCACCTCTCGGTGTATCTCTTGAGCTGGATATGTTTTGTAATGATTGCCCTATTGGGATTGGTGGCAGAGAGTTCTCTGCATCATTGATTGTGATACCAGATCACACGTATGATGTGATTTTGGGTATGGATTGGTTGAGCCCAAACCATGCATTGATTGATTGCTTTAGGATGATTGTGTCCTTTCTTATTCCGGGACAACCAGTGTTTCATTACCGTTGTCTGAGGTCCGACATCACCATGAGGACAGGAATTTTTGCTCATATTGAGTCAGGGAGTAGTATTTCTGAGATTTCAGGGATTCCTGTAGTTTCAGAATATGCGGATGTGTTTCAGGAGATACCAGGGTTACCTCCAAAAAGGGTAATGGACTTCTCCATTGATGTAATACCAGGTACTGCCCCTGTATCGAAGGTACCCTATTGA
- the LOC112170485 gene encoding sodium/proton antiporter 1 isoform X5, with protein MSSIDFEASYEPKTDLLKAMAIFAAVATGTVIMAISHSWVAANQDVAMALLFGIGYAGIIFEESLAFNKSGVGLIMAVCLWTVRSIGAPSTDIAVAELQHASAEVSEIVFFLLGGMTIVEIVDSHQGFKLVTDNITTRKPRTLLWVVGFVTFFLSSILDNLTCTIVMVSLLRKLVPPSDFRKLLGGVVVIAANAGGTWTPIGDVTTTMLWIHGQISTVETMKGLFIPAVVSLAVPLALLSLTSEASGDGPDTSNVMASEQMAPRGQLVFFVGFGALIFVPVFKSLTGLPPYMGMLLGLGVLWILTDAIHHGESERQRLKVPQALSRIDTQGAVFFLGILLSVSSLEAAGILRELANYLDTHIPNIELIACSIGIVSAIIDNVPLVAAAMGMYDVTSFPQDSEFWQLVAYCAGTGGSMLVIGSSAGVAFMGMEKVDFFWYFRKVSGYAFAGYAAGIAAYLAAQNLHSSGSFSFWILNYDIKKPTWIP; from the exons ATGAGCTCAATTGATTTTGAGGCCAGTTACGAGCCAAAGACTGATTTACTGAAAGCTATGGCAATATTTGCGGCAGTTGCAACAGGGACTGTGATTATGGCAATTAGCCACTCATGGGTTGCTGCTAATCAG GATGTTGCCATGGCACTGCTATTTGGAATAGGATATGCAGGCATTATTTTTGAAGAATCTCTGGCCTTCAACAAGAGTGGAGTAGGTTTGATAATGGCTGTATGCTTGTGGACAGTGAGAAGTATTGGT GCTCCTTCAACTGATATAGCTGTTGCAGAGTTACAACATGCATCTGCTGAAGTCAGTGAAATAGTATTTTTCTTGCTTGGTGGAATGACAATTGTAGAGATAGTTGATTCTCACCAAGGATTTAAGCTGGTCACTGACAATATAACTACTCGAAAGCCGAGAACACTCCTCTGGGTG GTAGGTTTTGTGACTTTCTTCCTTAGTTCAATTCTTGACAACCTGACGTGTACCATTGTCATGGTCTCTTTATTGCGAAAACTAGTGCCTCCCTCAGACTTCCGCAA GCTTTTAGGAGGAGTTGTTGTCATAGCTGCAAATGCTGGTGGTACGTGGACTCCTATTGGTGATGTTACCACCACTATGTTATGGATACATGGTCAGATATCAACAGTGGAGACAATGAAG GGATTATTTATACCAGCAGTCGTTTCTCTTGCTGTTCCGCTGGCACTTTTGTCCCTTACAAG TGAAGCAAGTGGTGATGGACCAGACACATCCAATGTTATGGCATCCGAACAGATGGCTCCCCGGGGACAGCTTGTTTTCTTTGTAGGCTTCGGAGCTTTGATTTTTGTTCCAGTTTTCAAGTCCCTAACTGGTTTGCCTCCTTACATGGGTATGCTGCTGGGACTTGGAGTCCTTTGGATTCTGACTGATGCAATCCACCATGGTGAATCAGAAAGACAAAGGTTGAAAGTACCTCAGGCTTTGTCACGGATTGATACTCAAGGAGCAGTTTTCTTCCTTGGAATTCTTTTATCTGTTAGCAG CCTGGAGGCAGCAGGAATTCTTCGGGAATTAGCAAACTACCTGGACACTCATATTCCCAATATTGAactgattgcatgttcaataggaattGTCTCAGCAATTATAGACAATGTTCCACTGGTTGCTGCAGCTATGGGGATGTACGATGTCACCTCTTTTCCACAGGACTCTGAGTTTTGGCAGCTGGTTGCATATTGTGCTGGTACTGGTGGATCCATGCTAGTTATTGGTTCTTCAGCCGGAGTTGCTTTTATGGGGATGGAAAAGGTGGACTTCTTCTGGTACTTTCGCAAG GTAAGTGGGTATGCTTTTGCCGGTTATGCTGCTGGTATTGCAGCCTATTTAGCAGCTCAAAACCTCCACAGCtcaggttccttttctttctgGATCCTGAATTATGACATAAAGAAGCCAACTTGGATCCCGTAG